In a single window of the Labeo rohita strain BAU-BD-2019 unplaced genomic scaffold, IGBB_LRoh.1.0 scaffold_464, whole genome shotgun sequence genome:
- the LOC127160819 gene encoding uncharacterized protein LOC127160819, translating into MNDKEELLKTHEEEKERIMATMMEKVGHLNREREELTKKLEEEKKKSKMIIEEERQNREKERKRREEGFKEREERYKTVMNDKEELIKKHEEEKKKIMATMMEKVAQLDREREELMIKREEEKERMIMNEERQNHDRKRKRREEEREMCGVMKMEQEELEKQKQQNPTNLPKRLQRVSAVSLSSRRIVLLGRSGVGKSATGNTILRQIEFDAICSLHSVTNKCSVAHATVSDRSVSVVDTPGLFDTVMNPEEITEEDQQILQMIEMLFGEEVLKYSIILFSYGDWLDKEPIEKFIKQNSALSSMVQQCGGRFHVFDNKNKRKRKQVNDLLQKIDTMIEQNGGHYSNHV; encoded by the exons ATGAATGACAAAGAAGAGctgttaaaaacacatgaagaagaaaaagagagaataatGGCGACGATGATGGAGAAAGTGGGGCACCTGAATAGAGAAAGAGAAGAACTGACAAAGAAACTagaagaagagaaaaagaaatcaAAGATGATAATCGAGGAAGAAAGGCAGAATCGTgagaaggagagaaagagaagagaagaaggGTTCAAAGAGCGAGAAGAACGATATAAAACAGTAATGAATGACAAAGAAGAGctgataaaaaaacatgaagaagaaaaaaagaaaataatggcAACGATGATGGAGAAAGTGGCACAACTGGACAGAGAACGAGAGGAACTGATGATCAAACgagaagaagagaaagagagaatgataatgaatgaagaaagacagaatcatgacagaaagagaaagagaagagaagaagagagagagatgtgtgGGGTGATGAAGATGGAACAAGAGGAATTGGAGAAACAGAAACAGCAAAATCCAACAAACC TGCCAAAAAGACTGCAAAGAGTTTCTGCTGTCAGTCTCTCATCTAGAAGGATTGTTCTTCTGGGTAGAAGTGGTGTTGGGAAAAGTGCAACTGGAAACACAATACTGAGACAAATAGAGTTTGATGCTATCTGTAGCCTACATTCAGTAACTAATAAATGTTCCGTTGCTCACGCCACTGTTTCAGACAGATCTGTGTCTGTAGTTGATACTCCTGGATTATTTGACACAGTGATGAATCCTGAAGAG ATCACTGAAGAGGACCAGCAGATTCTTCAGATGATTGAGATGTTGTTTGGTGAAGAAGTtttaaaatactccatcattCTCTTCTCTTATGGAGATTGGTTAGATAAAGAACCCATAGAGAAATTCATTAAGCAAAACAGTGCTTTAAGCAGTATGGTACAGCAGTGTGGAGGGAGATTTCATGTCTTCGACAataaaaacaagagaaaacgaAAACAGGTGAACGATCTACTGCAAAAGATTGACACAATGATAGAGCAGAATGGAGGACATTACAGTAATCATGTTTGA